One stretch of Plasmodium vivax chromosome 8, whole genome shotgun sequence DNA includes these proteins:
- a CDS encoding hypothetical protein, conserved (encoded by transcript PVX_094490A) has product MSPTMGWKPPPQYITTLVNKTPIGKITKKSVRPPLRRTNVKMILAPKGSMHEKKTKEILEDPLKNYPWEISIPFHETITKELSPYYNFLKCEWAYVDHKKDVRRPCGKIEGGLENYDGKGLKLEKGVDRPRYNKIPYYDDHGVEWRNINQDELIRFDFLPDGNQDQTFLETEEDLEHRQWGNWNYNSSKETTQLNSAWRDPVLSRSLTNLIYPWNHKAHENHAIPYGYSSPALFIPEPKIEWELAARGFFAGYYEDPNWSRIKYYKQTRKLILQWHDESKNNGGEKDSRVMDRIKMELFGMTTKKRYPSKQIKLINEHALLRAKEIVLDHLLNPSGDPDYITYFLDRHEPIDYIGGGNHHCSEEEIKDKTVVLNMCVYPVKQRHETYSSNMSISEMAEMYHYYMTEIRGEGRSHQSCEDPVEDKYQCYELQKQRDQFPALVSLYKPLWTNKKFGDEFGQALREGEKVRLDQLRTFNRKLRVKRRSKLTPEQRDAYNYVDDYSCVDDQYEF; this is encoded by the coding sequence atgagtCCAACTATGGGGTGGAAACCCCCCCCCCAGTACATCACAACCCTGGTGAATAAAACGCCGATAGGAAAGATAACCAAAAAGAGTGTGAGACCCCCCCTGCGGAGAACAAACGTAAAAATGATTTTAGCGCCGAAGGGATCGATGCACGAGAAGAAGACGAAAGAAATTTTGGAAGACCCACTGAAAAACTACCCATGGGAAATAAGCATCCCCTTTCACGAAACGATTACAAAAGAACTGAGTCCGTATTATAACTTCCTGAAATGTGAATGGGCATACGTAGACCACAAAAAGGACGTGAGGAGACCATGCGGGAAGATCGAAGGAGGGCTGGAAAATTATGATGGGAAAGGATTAAAATTAGAGAAAGGAGTAGACAGACCaaggtataataaaatacccTACTATGATGACCATGGGGTTGAATGGAGAAATATAAACCAAGACGAGCTAATAAGATTTGACTTCCTCCCAGATGGCAATCAGGACCAAACCTTCCTCGAAACAGAAGAAGATCTGGAGCATCGACAGTGGGGGAATTGGAATTATAACTCTTCTAAAGAGACGACGCAGTTAAACTCTGCTTGGAGAGATCCCGTGCTGTCTAGAAGTCTGACGAATTTAATTTACCCTTGGAATCATAAGGCACATGAAAATCATGCTATTCCTTATGGGTATAGCTCCCCCGCTTTGTTTATACCTGAACCCAAGATCGAGTGGGAGCTCGCGGCCAGGGGATTCTTCGCGGGCTATTATGAAGATCCGAACTGGTCACGCATCAAATATTACAAGCAAACCAGGAAACTTATTTTACAATGGCATGATGAAAGTAAGAACAACGGTGGTGAGAAGGACAGCCGGGTGATGGACAGAATCAAAATGGAGCTCTTTGGAATGACCACTAAAAAAAGATACCCCTCCAAGCAAATCAAACTGATCAACGAGCATGCACTGCTGAGAGCCAAAGAAATCGTTCTAGATCATTTATTGAACCCTAGTGGAGACCCAGATTATATAACCTACTTCCTCGATAGACATGAACCCATAGACTACatcgggggggggaaccacCACTGCTcggaggaagaaattaaagaCAAAACAGTGGTACTTAACATGTGTGTTTACCCTGTCAAACAGAGGCATGAAACTTACTCAAGCAATATGTCCATTTCGGAGATGGCCGAAATGTACCACTACTACATGACGGAAATAAGGGGAGAGGGCAGGTCCCATCAGTCATGTGAAGATCCGGTGGAGGATAAGTACCAATGCTATGAGTTGCAAAAACAGAGGGACCAATTTCCTGCCTTGGTATCACTATATAAACCCCTTTGgacgaataaaaaatttggagatGAATTTGGGCAGGCTCTCCGGGAGGGAGAGAAAGTACGCCTCGACCAGCTGCGCACGTTTAACAGAAAACTCAGGGTtaaaaggaggagcaaacTCACTCCGGAACAGAGGGACGCCTACAACTACGTCGATGACTACAGCTGTGTGGACGACCAGTACGAGTTTTAG